ATCGACGAGTCGCGTCCCGACAGCCGTCGTCAGTGGAATCTGCTCGCACGCTACAACCACTATTTCACCGCCTTCAAGGCGGCGTTGCACCTGGACTATCGCTACTCCCGGAGCGACTGGGGCATCGACGCGCATACGCTGGAAGCCGCCTGGATCCAGCCGCTGGGGCAGGGCTGGCACCTGATTCCACGGCTACGCTATTACACGCAGAGCGAAGCGGACTTCTACCAGAGCTATTTCGAGACCCTGCCGGCCAGTGGAGACTACAGCAGCGATTATCGTCTGGCCGGATTCGGCGCCCTCGGTGGCGGACTCAAGCTGACCCGACAGGTCACGAGCCAGGCACGTCTGGATCTGGGGGTCGAGTTCTACGATCGTCAGTCGGCCTATGGGCTTCAGGAACATGCCGACAGCGCGTTCGCCGACTATGGCTTCACCGTCTACAGCCTGAATCTGCACCTCGAGTTCTGAATGCCGGCCTGCCACCTGGTATTCAAGGCCATGGGCTCGCCCTGCGAGCTGCATCTCCACGGGCCGGACGCGGCTGAGACGCGCCGGGTCGCCGAGTCCGTCATCGCGGATGTCCAACGTCTGGAGCGGCGCTATTCGCGCTACCGCGACGACAGCCTCACGAGCGCCATCAATCGCGTCGCGGCGGTCTCCGGTCGTTGCGAGGTCGATGCGGAAACGGCCGCGCTGCTCGACTATGCCGATACCTGTTATCGCGAAAGCGATGGGTTGTTCGACATCACCTCGGGTGTGCTGCGGCGCGCCTGGAGGTTCGAGAATGCTTGCGCGCCCGAACCCGAGGCGATCGCGGCTCTGCTCGATCGGGTCGGCTGGGACAGGGTGGTCTGGAAACGTCCGTTCTTGAGCTTCGGCCGGCCGGGAATGGAGATCGATTTCGGCGGCATCGGCAAGGAGTACGCGGCCGATCGCGCGGCCGCGCTCTGTCTCGACGCCGGTATCCGGAACGGATTGATCAATCTGGGTGGGGATGTCCGTGTCATCGGCCCCCTCCCCGATGGTGATCCCTGGCGCATCGGTATTCGCGATCCGGAACGGCCGGAGACGCTGCTCGGGGGCGTGCTCATGACGGGCGGGGCGCTGGCGACCAGTGGCGACTATGCCCGCTTCTTACGCATCGCTGGTCGGCGCTACGGCCACATCCTCGACCCCAGGACCGGCTGGCCGGTGCTGGGACTGGTCTCGGTCAGCGTCATCGCGGCGAGCTGTCTGGTCGCCGGCAGTCTCAGCACCATCGCCATGCTCAGGGGGCGGGCCGGGATCGAGTGGCTGCGGTCGCTCGACATCCCTCATCTCTGGATCGATGCCGAGGGTGGCCGGGGCGGGTCGGGTGTGTTCGCCGATCTCCTGAAGACCCCAGGCTGAACCGGCCGAGCTTGCCGGAGCGGCTCAATGCCGAACGGGCGCTTGCGTCGAGTCGGGGGCGTCCTCACCCGGCGTCTCGCTGTCATCGGCGGGGAGACGATGACGCTCCTCCAGCCAATCGCCCAGATCGATCAGCCGGCAGCGCTCGCTGCAGAACGGCCGCCAGCGCGAGTCCGGCGTCCAGGGCACGGGGCGGCCGCAGTGCGGACACTCGACCGTCTTGACCATGGTCTCAGAAGACACAGCAGGTGAGCCGGAACTGGATGTCCTCGGCGTGCGGCGTAGCGCGTCCCTGGAGTTCGGGCTTCATGAAGCGGATGCTGAAGCGGTTCTTGTGACCGCTGATCTCGGGGAAGATCGCCGCCTCGGCTTCGAGCGTCACACGCAGCATCTGCGCCGGCGCCACGGCATCGAGCGCTTCCTGATAGAAGCCGCCCTCGGCCGTCACCTGACGCGAGGCGGAACTGGAGCGCATCAGCGAGAGCGCGAGCCGGATGGCCTCGATCGCCGGATTGAGATCCTGGAGCCAGTCGTTGAACCGGGTCTGGCGCTGCTCGGTCGGCTGGATGAGCCAATAGTGGAAGTGCGGCAGGTCGAAGCTACAGGTGCCGCCCGGAATACTGCTGCGCTGGGCGATGGCCTTGAGGAATTCGTCCTCGCGCGCGCGATGACCGATGGGGCCGTTGAGCTGCTGGACGCCCTCGGTGACGCGGCGCAGATCGTCCAGTACCTCATTGAGCGCTTCCGTGTCGATACCGCGCTGGGTCGCGAGCCGATTGAGGTTGCCGGTGAGCCGGTCGAGTTCCTTGAGGATCTCGTTTCTGACATCCGCGCGCGTGGTGACGGCGACGATATCCAAGAGCGCCCAGATGGCGCAGCGCGATGAGCGCGGGTCTTCCTGCTGGATGAAAAACTCCAGTTGACGGAACAGGTGTTCCAGCCGCAGGAAGGTGCGGACACGTTCGTTGAGCGGATGTTCGAAGGTAATCAATGTTGACACGGCCTTGTTTTGTATCCGGCGGATGCGGCCCGCCAGGCGACCCAGTGACTGTTGAGGCGGCTCCGATCCGGCCCGCGCCGGGGGTGACCTCGGCGCGCGGCGGAACGAGACATGGATCCAGCGGTATGCCGGGCTGGCCTGGAATTGTCCCGATTTCGACGCCGGATGTCATCCGTCTTGCGCGCGAAGTCGCCGTCTTCGCGATGAACGGTGGCGCGTCGGATGGATGCCGGGCGCGGCGCGATGCCCGAAAGGGTGGCTGATTCAACCAAGACGCAGCGCCTGCTTGTAGAAACGCGGCACGGCGTCCGGGTCGGTCGTCATCAGGATCTGATCGGTCAGCCAGGACGGCACGCGCCCCTGACGCTTCATCTCTTCGAGCTGCCGGCGCAGTCCCTCCCAATAGAACTCACCCCCCGAGCTGTCGAAGAAGACCACCGGGCCGGTCTCGATCACGCCGAGCTTCATGTCGGTGAGCGTCAGTCCGATCTCTTCCAGGGTGCCGACGCCGCCGACCAGGAACAGATGGAAGCTGGCGATCTCGAACCAGCGCTGGCGCGCCTGACGGCTGCGTGCCTGGAAGGTCTGATAGAACTCAGCGCTCTCGTTGGGCGTCTGGTCGACCGTCTCGATGAAGCTGGAGCCGACCAGGAGTCCGAGCCGGTGCGCCACGTCCGTGACCTGCTGCATGGCGCCCGGCCCGCCGCCGGTCAGGATACCGATGTCGCTGCCGAAGAGCGCGCGTAGATTGGTGAGCAGCCGCTCGATCTGTGCCACGGCAGATTCAGCCAGCGG
The sequence above is drawn from the Allochromatium vinosum DSM 180 genome and encodes:
- a CDS encoding DNA gyrase inhibitor YacG — its product is MVKTVECPHCGRPVPWTPDSRWRPFCSERCRLIDLGDWLEERHRLPADDSETPGEDAPDSTQAPVRH
- a CDS encoding FAD:protein FMN transferase; amino-acid sequence: MPACHLVFKAMGSPCELHLHGPDAAETRRVAESVIADVQRLERRYSRYRDDSLTSAINRVAAVSGRCEVDAETAALLDYADTCYRESDGLFDITSGVLRRAWRFENACAPEPEAIAALLDRVGWDRVVWKRPFLSFGRPGMEIDFGGIGKEYAADRAAALCLDAGIRNGLINLGGDVRVIGPLPDGDPWRIGIRDPERPETLLGGVLMTGGALATSGDYARFLRIAGRRYGHILDPRTGWPVLGLVSVSVIAASCLVAGSLSTIAMLRGRAGIEWLRSLDIPHLWIDAEGGRGGSGVFADLLKTPG
- the zapD gene encoding cell division protein ZapD, which codes for MSTLITFEHPLNERVRTFLRLEHLFRQLEFFIQQEDPRSSRCAIWALLDIVAVTTRADVRNEILKELDRLTGNLNRLATQRGIDTEALNEVLDDLRRVTEGVQQLNGPIGHRAREDEFLKAIAQRSSIPGGTCSFDLPHFHYWLIQPTEQRQTRFNDWLQDLNPAIEAIRLALSLMRSSSASRQVTAEGGFYQEALDAVAPAQMLRVTLEAEAAIFPEISGHKNRFSIRFMKPELQGRATPHAEDIQFRLTCCVF